The following proteins come from a genomic window of Bacillus sp. Marseille-P3661:
- a CDS encoding LacI family DNA-binding transcriptional regulator, with product MERKRLTIIDIAKLANVSDSTVSRVLNNSPNVREKTRKKVLDIIRDSGFRPNAIARGLVTGKSKTIGFITEDIRNPYFADICRGLEDFAQSNGMNVIVLNTDGIVEKELECIDILEEFNVEGIIFTSITINQSELLKLKERFPIVLVNRYYEDVDIDYVTVNNFKASYFATSHLIDYKHTNIAYITSPLTSSATLQRIQGYKQALLDHNLQYDEDLVIEMKSKGYEGGREAAKQLLEYNQFFTAIFANNDLLALGTLDYLLEKQIRVPEDISVIGFDNIKISSHQAINLSTIDQPAYDMGKEAGRLLYNRSLEGNKNTYHNTVYSPSLIKRKTTFFKKEIGNVPINTNTE from the coding sequence ATGGAAAGAAAGCGCTTAACTATAATTGATATTGCAAAATTGGCTAATGTATCCGATTCTACAGTTTCTAGAGTATTAAACAATAGCCCTAATGTAAGAGAGAAAACAAGAAAAAAGGTACTTGATATTATAAGAGATAGTGGTTTTCGTCCTAATGCAATAGCGAGAGGACTTGTTACAGGCAAATCAAAAACAATTGGTTTTATAACTGAAGATATAAGAAATCCTTATTTTGCAGATATCTGTAGGGGATTAGAAGATTTTGCACAATCAAATGGAATGAATGTTATTGTTTTAAACACTGATGGTATTGTTGAAAAGGAGTTAGAGTGTATTGACATTCTGGAAGAATTTAATGTTGAAGGAATTATTTTTACTTCTATAACAATCAATCAATCTGAGTTATTAAAACTAAAAGAAAGATTTCCAATTGTTTTAGTAAATCGTTATTACGAAGATGTTGATATTGATTATGTAACAGTTAATAATTTTAAGGCGAGTTATTTCGCTACCTCCCATTTAATTGATTACAAACATACGAATATTGCTTATATTACAAGTCCCTTGACTTCATCTGCAACATTACAAAGAATACAAGGATACAAACAAGCACTATTAGATCATAATTTACAATATGATGAAGATTTAGTAATTGAAATGAAATCTAAAGGATATGAAGGTGGTAGAGAGGCAGCTAAACAATTATTAGAATACAATCAATTTTTTACTGCTATATTTGCTAATAATGATTTATTAGCTCTCGGAACATTAGATTATTTATTAGAAAAGCAAATTAGAGTGCCTGAAGATATTTCAGTCATAGGATTTGATAATATTAAAATTTCGTCACATCAAGCTATCAATCTTTCAACTATTGACCAACCCGCTTATGATATGGGGAAAGAAGCTGGAAGATTACTGTATAATAGAAGTTTAGAAGGAAATAAAAACACTTATCATAATACAGTTTATAGTCCAAGTTTGATAAAAAGAAAGACTACTTTTTTTAAAAAAGAAATTGGGAACGTTCCCATTAACACGAATACGGAATAA
- a CDS encoding 3-phenylpropionate/cinnamic acid dioxygenase subunit beta yields the protein MSTVIPSKVTLDIKEEIKDFLYEEAFLLDNRMYNEWLDLLDENISYKMPLRETVQGVGVNDIVEDMSFFDETKTSLTTRVKRLYTKSAWVENPATRQRHYISNIKVRGTSNPNEFSVRSYFLYKRTRGSNHEIEQMTGQRYDILRKENDEWKIISRTIYADQAVITTMNMSMFL from the coding sequence ATGAGTACTGTGATACCAAGTAAAGTTACACTTGATATTAAAGAGGAAATTAAAGATTTCTTGTATGAAGAAGCATTTCTATTAGATAATCGAATGTACAATGAATGGCTAGACCTTCTCGATGAAAATATTAGCTATAAAATGCCCTTGCGTGAAACAGTCCAGGGTGTAGGGGTTAACGATATAGTTGAGGATATGAGCTTTTTTGATGAAACCAAAACATCATTAACGACAAGAGTAAAACGATTATATACAAAGTCAGCTTGGGTAGAAAATCCTGCTACAAGACAACGACATTATATTAGCAATATCAAAGTACGGGGTACATCAAACCCAAATGAATTCAGTGTTAGAAGTTATTTTTTGTATAAGAGAACAAGAGGTTCTAACCATGAGATAGAACAAATGACAGGCCAGCGTTATGATATTCTTCGTAAAGAAAATGATGAGTGGAAAATTATTTCTAGAACAATTTATGCTGATCAAGCAGTAATAACGACTATGAATATGAGTATGTTCTTGTAG
- a CDS encoding dicarboxylate/amino acid:cation symporter: MGKLLSGYKSTMLLLLSILIGGIVGVTYGPKAIIIKPLGDLFLNLMFTIIVPLVFFSIASAIANMKGMKRLGKIMGSIIVVFLLTALISAIIGFLGITMVDPLKNVDIGSIKSIMSETIIDNGAENVSFIGQLIQTFTVSDFSMLFSKSNMLQLIVFSILVGLATAMVGEFGKPIANVLSSGTAIMMKIVKLVMYYAPIGLGCYFAAIIGELGPQILGGYVRVFVLYLVITVIYYFGFFTLYAFIAGGREGVTVFWKNAITPSVTAIATCSSAACIPVNLDAVRKMGVPNDIAETIIPLGANTHKDGSVFGGVFKIVFLFSLFGKDMTSITSILSIIGVSFLVGAVMGAIPSGGMIGEMLILSVFGFPLEVLPIIAVISTIIDAPATLLNSTGNTVCAMMVSRLVEGKNWLKARFV; encoded by the coding sequence ATGGGAAAATTGTTGTCAGGTTATAAGTCAACAATGCTGTTACTTCTATCGATATTAATAGGAGGTATAGTAGGTGTGACTTATGGACCAAAGGCAATAATTATTAAGCCTTTAGGAGATTTATTTCTAAATTTAATGTTTACGATTATAGTGCCTTTAGTATTTTTTAGTATTGCCTCGGCAATCGCTAATATGAAGGGTATGAAAAGATTAGGGAAAATTATGGGAAGTATAATAGTAGTTTTTCTTCTAACTGCTTTAATTTCTGCTATTATAGGTTTTTTAGGCATTACTATGGTAGATCCATTAAAAAATGTTGATATCGGTTCTATCAAGAGTATAATGTCTGAAACCATCATTGATAACGGTGCAGAAAATGTATCTTTTATCGGACAACTTATACAAACTTTTACTGTTTCCGATTTCTCAATGCTGTTTTCAAAAAGTAATATGCTTCAGTTAATTGTTTTTTCCATACTTGTTGGCTTGGCTACTGCAATGGTTGGTGAATTTGGAAAACCGATTGCAAATGTTTTATCATCTGGTACTGCAATCATGATGAAAATTGTGAAGTTAGTTATGTATTATGCGCCAATCGGTCTTGGATGTTATTTTGCTGCGATAATAGGTGAGCTAGGACCACAAATTTTAGGTGGCTATGTAAGGGTGTTTGTTTTATATCTTGTAATTACCGTTATTTATTATTTTGGATTTTTTACATTATATGCATTTATTGCTGGTGGAAGAGAGGGTGTAACTGTATTTTGGAAAAATGCGATCACACCATCCGTAACCGCTATTGCGACATGTTCAAGTGCTGCATGCATTCCTGTAAATCTTGATGCAGTACGAAAAATGGGTGTACCAAATGATATTGCCGAAACGATAATTCCTTTAGGTGCTAATACCCATAAAGATGGATCTGTTTTCGGGGGCGTTTTTAAGATTGTGTTCTTGTTTAGTTTGTTTGGGAAAGACATGACAAGTATAACGAGTATTCTTAGTATCATTGGGGTATCATTTTTAGTTGGTGCAGTTATGGGGGCTATACCAAGTGGAGGTATGATTGGTGAAATGCTGATTCTTAGTGTGTTTGGATTCCCTCTAGAAGTATTGCCAATCATTGCAGTAATTAGCACGATAATAGATGCACCAGCTACATTATTAAATTCGACTGGAAACACCGTTTGTGCAATGATGGTTAGCAGACTTGTTGAAGGAAAAAATTGGCTCAAAGCTAGATTTGTATAG
- a CDS encoding transketolase family protein codes for MPQKTAAPPTVLGETLVELGYEYDNLFVLDCDLANSTKVDEFQKVFKDRFLSMGVAEQNMIGTAAGLALTGKIPVASTFAVFASLRASEQIRTSVAYPNLNVKIVTTHSGVGAGTAGATHFSEQDMAVMRAIPNMTVIAPSDAIQTKKLLRLSIKHDGPVYIRLGKGNLPILYCENTNIELGKGIVLKDGKDVTIVATGVMVHRALEIGKKLEEVGVSARVIDIHTVKPIDEELIRKAAIETNAIITMEDHNIYGGLGSAVSEIVAAIASPVKVLRLGIPDIFFGVAETEELWDQAGMSVDAVLNQALQIVNKNDNSSL; via the coding sequence ATGCCACAAAAAACGGCCGCACCACCAACTGTTCTCGGTGAAACGTTGGTTGAATTAGGATATGAATACGATAATTTGTTTGTTTTGGATTGTGACTTAGCAAATTCAACGAAGGTAGATGAGTTTCAAAAGGTTTTTAAAGACCGCTTTTTAAGTATGGGTGTTGCTGAACAAAATATGATTGGTACCGCAGCTGGTTTGGCATTAACCGGAAAGATCCCTGTTGCTAGCACGTTTGCTGTTTTTGCGTCATTGAGAGCGAGTGAACAGATAAGAACATCTGTTGCTTATCCAAATTTAAACGTAAAAATTGTGACCACTCATTCTGGTGTAGGTGCAGGAACCGCTGGTGCCACACATTTTTCCGAGCAGGATATGGCTGTTATGAGGGCAATACCAAATATGACCGTAATCGCACCATCTGATGCTATTCAGACAAAGAAACTATTACGACTATCAATTAAACATGATGGACCAGTATATATCCGTTTAGGCAAAGGAAACTTACCTATATTATACTGTGAAAATACAAATATAGAACTAGGTAAGGGAATTGTGCTTAAAGATGGTAAAGATGTGACGATTGTCGCTACTGGTGTTATGGTACACAGAGCACTGGAAATTGGCAAAAAATTAGAAGAGGTGGGAGTTAGTGCTAGAGTTATTGATATTCATACAGTCAAACCAATAGATGAGGAATTAATTAGAAAAGCGGCTATTGAGACAAATGCTATTATTACAATGGAAGATCATAATATTTATGGAGGTTTAGGAAGTGCTGTTAGTGAAATTGTGGCAGCTATTGCTTCGCCTGTAAAAGTTCTTCGGCTTGGAATTCCAGATATATTTTTTGGTGTAGCAGAAACTGAGGAATTATGGGATCAAGCCGGAATGTCAGTTGATGCAGTTTTGAATCAAGCACTACAAATAGTTAACAAAAACGATAACAGTAGTTTATAG
- a CDS encoding aldo/keto reductase, protein MVKSLQDTTTLHNGVKMPWLGLGVFKVQEGQEVIDSVKAALKHGYKSIDTAAIYKNEEGVGQGIRESEVPREELFITSKVWNSDQGYESTLAAYETSLKKLGLDYLDLYLIHWPFPAKGKYKETWKALEKLYKDGKVRAIGVSNFKEHHLDDLIKDAEIKPMVNQVEFHPHFAQRELRAYCKNQGIQLEAWSPLKQGDLLNDPTLTSIGEKYGKSAAQVIIRWDIQNEVVTIPKSIKENRIISNADIFDFELTAEDMSAIDALDKAERAFADPDDFNKE, encoded by the coding sequence ATGGTTAAAAGTTTGCAAGATACTACCACACTTCATAATGGCGTAAAGATGCCTTGGTTAGGTTTAGGTGTTTTTAAAGTGCAAGAAGGACAAGAAGTCATTGATTCAGTTAAAGCGGCATTAAAGCATGGATATAAAAGTATTGATACTGCAGCCATTTATAAAAACGAAGAAGGCGTTGGTCAGGGTATAAGAGAGTCGGAAGTACCAAGAGAGGAACTATTTATTACTTCAAAGGTTTGGAACAGTGACCAAGGATATGAGTCCACGCTAGCTGCGTATGAGACAAGCTTAAAGAAACTTGGATTAGATTATCTTGATTTATATTTAATTCATTGGCCTTTTCCTGCAAAAGGTAAATATAAAGAAACATGGAAGGCCTTGGAAAAACTATATAAAGACGGAAAGGTTCGAGCTATAGGAGTAAGTAACTTTAAAGAGCACCATTTAGATGACCTTATAAAAGATGCAGAAATTAAGCCGATGGTTAATCAAGTCGAATTCCACCCGCATTTTGCACAAAGAGAATTAAGGGCGTATTGTAAAAATCAAGGTATTCAGTTGGAAGCTTGGTCACCATTGAAACAAGGGGACCTTCTAAATGATCCAACCCTTACAAGTATTGGTGAAAAGTATGGAAAGTCGGCAGCACAAGTTATCATTCGTTGGGATATTCAAAATGAAGTTGTTACGATACCAAAATCAATAAAAGAAAACCGAATCATTTCTAATGCAGATATCTTTGATTTTGAATTAACGGCAGAGGACATGTCAGCAATAGATGCATTAGATAAAGCAGAACGTGCATTTGCTGATCCAGATGATTTTAATAAAGAATAA
- the pdxK gene encoding pyridoxine/pyridoxal/pyridoxamine kinase, giving the protein MTMKKALTLAGSDSSGGAGIQADLKTFQEHDVYGMTALTSIVTMSPEGWNHDVTPIGADVVEKQLNTILSIGIDAMKTGMLGSVEIIELGAKKIDEYKLEKFVLDPVMVCKGEDEVLQPENTDAMRELLLPRAIITTPNLFEAGQLAQTGPIKSIDDMKEAAVKIHDLGAKNVVIKGGKALDPKKAIDLFYDGTDFTFLEEKVLDTSYTHGAGCTFAAAITANLAKGSTVNAAVMAAKKFVTAAISHGWKLNQFVGPVMHGAYNKVKER; this is encoded by the coding sequence ATGACAATGAAGAAAGCATTAACGCTAGCTGGTTCTGATTCTAGTGGCGGAGCTGGGATCCAAGCAGATCTGAAAACATTCCAAGAACATGATGTATATGGTATGACTGCATTAACTTCGATAGTAACAATGAGTCCAGAAGGTTGGAATCATGATGTGACACCAATTGGGGCAGACGTTGTTGAAAAACAACTGAACACAATCTTATCTATTGGAATTGATGCTATGAAGACTGGGATGCTAGGTTCTGTAGAAATAATAGAACTTGGTGCAAAAAAAATTGATGAATATAAGTTAGAAAAATTCGTACTTGATCCAGTTATGGTATGTAAAGGCGAGGACGAAGTATTACAGCCGGAAAACACAGATGCAATGAGAGAACTATTACTGCCACGTGCTATCATTACAACACCAAACTTATTCGAAGCAGGACAGCTAGCACAAACTGGTCCAATTAAAAGTATAGATGATATGAAGGAAGCCGCTGTAAAAATTCACGACCTCGGAGCTAAAAATGTTGTGATAAAAGGTGGTAAAGCACTAGATCCCAAGAAAGCCATTGATCTATTTTACGATGGAACAGACTTTACCTTCTTAGAAGAAAAAGTTTTAGATACTAGTTACACTCATGGAGCAGGATGTACATTTGCGGCGGCCATAACGGCAAACTTAGCAAAAGGAAGTACAGTTAATGCGGCCGTGATGGCTGCTAAGAAATTTGTAACAGCCGCTATTTCCCATGGCTGGAAACTAAATCAATTTGTTGGACCAGTGATGCATGGGGCTTATAACAAGGTAAAAGAAAGATAG
- a CDS encoding transketolase, with product MQVSHLDVKLIDNLTEKSTKIRKHIIQMIGEAGSGHPGGALSATDLVTALYFHFMNLDVNNPKWEDRDRFILSKGHASAVLYAVLAEKGFNKIEELIETYKRTGSRYAGHPDMNKVPGVDMTTGSLGQGLSVANGMAISGKYDHKKFRVYVMLGDGEIQEGQVWEAAMVASHYNLDNITAFVDRNRLQITGETDVVMNNRSISDKWKSFGWHVIEIDGHCMGEIINSINEAQSIKGKPTMILANTVKGKGVSFMENQVDWHGKAPNKEQLMQALKELGE from the coding sequence ATGCAAGTATCGCACTTAGATGTTAAGTTAATCGATAACTTAACAGAAAAAAGTACTAAGATTCGAAAGCATATTATCCAAATGATTGGAGAAGCAGGTTCTGGTCATCCAGGTGGAGCACTATCCGCTACTGATCTTGTGACTGCTTTATACTTTCATTTTATGAATCTAGATGTTAATAATCCGAAATGGGAAGACCGAGACCGATTTATTTTAAGTAAAGGGCATGCTAGTGCAGTTTTATATGCTGTTTTAGCAGAAAAAGGGTTTAATAAAATCGAAGAACTGATCGAAACTTATAAACGGACTGGCAGCAGGTATGCTGGACATCCAGACATGAATAAGGTTCCTGGTGTTGATATGACAACAGGTTCATTGGGGCAAGGATTGTCTGTTGCAAACGGAATGGCTATATCTGGTAAATATGATCACAAGAAATTTAGAGTATATGTTATGTTAGGAGACGGTGAAATTCAGGAAGGTCAGGTTTGGGAAGCAGCTATGGTAGCTAGTCATTATAATTTAGATAACATTACTGCTTTTGTAGATAGAAATAGATTACAAATTACTGGTGAAACCGATGTTGTCATGAACAATAGATCGATTTCTGATAAATGGAAAAGCTTTGGTTGGCATGTAATTGAAATCGACGGACATTGTATGGGTGAAATAATTAACTCTATCAATGAGGCGCAGTCTATTAAAGGGAAACCAACTATGATTCTAGCAAACACTGTAAAAGGCAAGGGTGTATCATTTATGGAAAATCAAGTGGATTGGCACGGGAAAGCACCAAATAAAGAACAATTGATGCAGGCCTTAAAAGAATTAGGAGAATAA
- a CDS encoding zinc-binding dehydrogenase, translated as MKAVVHEGKTGYGGLSYRDFPVIEPKSGEVRVRLKTAGLNHRDLFVLNRHKSTEPPVIIGSDGAGVIEAVGEGVVNVKIGDEVIINPGIGWQENSDAPPQGFEILGYPYHGTFAEKVIIPAENALQKPEYLSWEEAGVLSLAALTAYRVLFTRAHISPNMKVLIPGIGSGVATFLLQFAKAAGATVYVTSRSKDKCRKALELGADKAIDSNIDWKETLEEKMDLAIECVGAATFNKTLDQLRPGGTIVTFGASAGDEVQINIRNFFYRQLNLLGSTMGSAEEYKEMLQFINTHKIRPVLDQVYPLEQYQHAFKQIESAAQFGKIGFLID; from the coding sequence ATGAAAGCTGTTGTTCATGAAGGAAAAACAGGATATGGCGGACTATCCTATCGTGATTTTCCAGTGATAGAACCAAAATCTGGTGAGGTACGAGTTAGATTAAAAACGGCAGGATTAAATCATCGTGATTTATTTGTCTTAAACCGCCATAAGTCAACAGAACCTCCGGTGATTATCGGTTCAGATGGTGCTGGAGTAATAGAAGCTGTTGGCGAAGGAGTGGTAAATGTCAAGATTGGGGACGAGGTAATCATAAATCCAGGAATTGGTTGGCAGGAAAATAGTGATGCTCCACCACAAGGTTTTGAAATACTCGGCTACCCATATCATGGGACGTTTGCAGAAAAAGTAATCATACCTGCTGAAAATGCATTACAGAAACCCGAGTATTTAAGCTGGGAAGAGGCAGGTGTGCTATCGCTTGCAGCACTGACAGCATACCGGGTCTTATTCACAAGGGCACACATAAGTCCGAATATGAAGGTGCTTATTCCTGGAATCGGTAGCGGTGTCGCCACATTTTTATTACAATTTGCAAAAGCGGCCGGTGCTACTGTCTATGTAACCTCCCGTTCAAAAGATAAATGTAGAAAAGCCCTTGAACTCGGTGCGGACAAAGCAATTGACAGTAATATAGATTGGAAGGAAACTCTTGAAGAAAAAATGGATCTTGCAATCGAATGTGTTGGAGCAGCAACATTCAATAAAACACTGGATCAGTTGAGACCTGGAGGGACGATTGTGACATTTGGTGCTTCTGCTGGAGATGAGGTTCAAATCAATATCCGTAATTTCTTCTATAGGCAACTAAATCTCTTAGGCTCGACAATGGGAAGTGCAGAGGAATATAAAGAGATGCTACAGTTTATTAATACTCATAAAATTAGGCCTGTTTTAGATCAAGTCTATCCACTAGAACAATATCAACATGCGTTCAAGCAAATTGAATCGGCGGCACAGTTTGGTAAGATTGGTTTTTTAATTGATTAA
- a CDS encoding zinc-dependent alcohol dehydrogenase, giving the protein MKAIVKSKYGVGNVEYIDMPIPDPGPYDIKVEVYYTGICGTDMHIYHDTFKYNPPVIMGHEFSGVVVEVGDKVTRFKIGDQVTGEAPAKLCGKCRYCRSGEYNLCSDRLGIGWGVNGSFAKFCIVEESMAHLLPSNLELRAAALCEPLACVTHGVMDLTKVSATELVVVSGPGAIGLLTMQVAKAEGARVVVCGTSYDEERLGLAAKLGADLTIDVMREDSLKIIKEITNGYGADIVFECSGAQQSLTNCLDLIRKGGQFTQVGLYGKPIEVDFEKITTKELKVTGVQSQNKSGWEKTLNLLERGLVDLEPLISHEMGLSEWQEAFHIIERKEGLKVVLRPEE; this is encoded by the coding sequence ATGAAGGCAATAGTAAAAAGTAAATATGGTGTAGGTAATGTTGAGTATATAGATATGCCAATTCCAGACCCAGGACCCTATGATATTAAAGTTGAGGTGTATTATACCGGCATTTGTGGTACAGATATGCATATATATCATGATACTTTTAAGTACAACCCACCAGTAATAATGGGGCATGAATTCAGTGGTGTAGTTGTAGAAGTTGGAGATAAGGTAACTAGATTTAAGATTGGGGATCAAGTAACAGGTGAAGCCCCAGCCAAATTATGTGGCAAATGTAGATATTGTCGGTCTGGGGAATATAATTTGTGTTCAGATCGATTGGGCATTGGTTGGGGTGTTAACGGATCATTTGCAAAGTTTTGTATAGTAGAAGAGAGTATGGCACATCTACTACCTAGTAATTTGGAGTTAAGAGCAGCTGCGCTATGCGAACCGCTAGCTTGTGTTACACACGGAGTAATGGATTTGACTAAAGTGTCAGCTACTGAACTAGTTGTGGTTTCAGGTCCTGGAGCAATTGGGTTATTGACCATGCAGGTTGCCAAAGCAGAAGGAGCTCGTGTTGTGGTATGTGGTACTTCTTATGATGAAGAGCGCCTTGGTCTAGCTGCTAAATTAGGCGCAGATTTAACTATAGATGTGATGAGAGAAGATTCATTAAAAATTATAAAAGAAATTACAAATGGGTATGGAGCAGATATTGTATTCGAATGTTCAGGTGCACAGCAATCGTTAACTAATTGTCTCGATTTAATTAGAAAAGGTGGTCAATTCACCCAAGTGGGCTTATATGGCAAACCTATTGAAGTTGACTTTGAGAAAATTACAACAAAAGAATTAAAAGTCACTGGAGTCCAAAGTCAGAATAAAAGTGGCTGGGAAAAAACTTTAAACTTACTTGAGCGTGGTTTAGTAGATTTAGAACCGTTGATCAGTCATGAGATGGGCTTAAGCGAATGGCAGGAGGCATTTCATATTATTGAAAGAAAAGAAGGTTTGAAAGTAGTACTCAGGCCTGAAGAATAA
- a CDS encoding TRAP transporter substrate-binding protein — MKDLKNIKFMILGMLILILMAACGNQPSTESTEPSKDREQAEGIEPVSLKLGYVVARQDDHPYTVAAETFAKNVEEKTNGSVVVELYPGGQLGGDREMFEGIKMGTLELGVISSPVIAGFTPVLGGVDMPWLFENNYDLLYKAQSGEPGRKILDALERDTGVKALTFTYQPFRHFWTNKPIETIDDFTGIKLRSMESNIHLDTWKALGANPTPVPYPEVYTAMQTNTIDGFESDVIGGNASKFYEVAKHITLSGHFNNSVVLIMNDKAWNSLDSDQQKAVEESAVLAADASMEITKQVEKKYMNVMKEEGVTINEIDIEVLKEHAEETYNKYSETPEVKEFIEDVKSLK, encoded by the coding sequence GTGAAAGATTTGAAAAATATAAAATTTATGATACTTGGAATGCTAATCCTGATTTTAATGGCTGCTTGTGGCAACCAACCATCAACAGAATCAACCGAACCTTCAAAAGATAGAGAACAGGCAGAAGGCATAGAACCTGTTTCATTAAAGTTGGGATATGTAGTTGCTCGTCAGGATGATCACCCTTATACTGTTGCCGCTGAAACTTTTGCCAAAAATGTAGAAGAGAAAACAAATGGTAGTGTTGTGGTTGAGCTTTACCCCGGCGGGCAACTTGGTGGGGATAGAGAAATGTTTGAAGGAATAAAGATGGGAACTTTAGAATTAGGTGTTATTTCTTCACCGGTTATCGCTGGTTTTACACCAGTTCTTGGCGGAGTAGATATGCCTTGGTTATTTGAAAATAATTATGATTTATTATATAAAGCTCAATCAGGAGAGCCAGGAAGAAAAATTCTTGATGCACTTGAAAGAGATACTGGTGTAAAAGCCTTAACTTTTACATATCAACCTTTCCGTCATTTTTGGACAAACAAACCAATAGAAACTATTGATGATTTTACCGGTATAAAATTAAGAAGTATGGAATCAAATATTCATTTAGATACATGGAAAGCACTTGGAGCGAATCCTACTCCAGTTCCATACCCAGAAGTTTATACGGCAATGCAAACAAATACGATTGATGGTTTCGAAAGCGATGTCATTGGGGGAAATGCAAGTAAGTTCTATGAGGTTGCGAAGCATATAACGTTATCAGGTCATTTTAATAATAGCGTTGTATTAATAATGAATGATAAAGCTTGGAATTCCCTAGATTCTGATCAACAAAAGGCAGTCGAGGAATCAGCAGTTCTTGCCGCTGACGCTTCAATGGAAATCACAAAACAAGTAGAGAAAAAGTATATGAATGTCATGAAAGAGGAAGGTGTAACAATCAATGAAATCGACATTGAAGTATTAAAAGAACATGCTGAAGAAACTTATAATAAATATTCTGAAACACCGGAAGTTAAGGAATTTATTGAAGATGTAAAAAGTTTAAAATGA
- a CDS encoding PH domain-containing protein: MFKKIASDALGLSDIGSVIKPVDYDKVDADDFVMHEDHEKIFFLIKSKTDEYCFTNKALIHVDGTSAVSKKRMLRRYDYYRNKITNVALETAGTIDLDVEIKFKIGNVDFSVDVHKKHIEELKDLYKALVKISEIQFDNENYLTYTQQSLDMAATALSRTSGAESRLSVEFKEINQHVFSFLTENKEKYTVKDFGYVYETYINN, translated from the coding sequence ATGTTTAAAAAAATAGCTTCAGATGCTTTAGGATTAAGTGATATCGGGAGTGTAATTAAACCAGTAGATTACGATAAAGTAGATGCAGATGATTTCGTAATGCATGAAGATCATGAGAAAATCTTTTTCTTAATAAAATCAAAAACTGATGAATACTGTTTCACCAATAAAGCACTAATTCATGTAGACGGTACAAGTGCGGTAAGTAAGAAACGAATGCTGCGCCGCTATGATTATTACCGCAATAAGATCACAAATGTTGCCCTTGAAACAGCTGGAACGATTGATTTAGATGTTGAAATTAAGTTTAAAATTGGCAATGTAGATTTCTCAGTTGATGTTCATAAAAAACACATCGAGGAATTAAAAGATTTATATAAAGCATTAGTAAAAATATCTGAAATTCAGTTTGATAACGAAAACTATCTTACTTATACTCAACAAAGCTTGGATATGGCTGCAACAGCCTTAAGCCGTACATCAGGGGCTGAAAGCCGTTTGTCCGTGGAGTTTAAGGAAATTAATCAACATGTCTTTTCGTTCCTTACAGAGAATAAAGAGAAATATACTGTAAAGGATTTTGGTTATGTGTATGAAACATATATCAATAACTAA